AATTTTGTATGGGCATAAGTATTGTATGTTGTTCTCTTTGAGGACTTCCTTATGTTAGTAGTCTTGTTACTGTACTGCGGAATTCTCATCCGCACTTGATATGTAACCTTTATCAAAAAAAATCTGTAGACTTTCAGTCCCCAATGGCACCAACAGTGACACCAAAGAAACATGCAATGACAGCTTTGCCTTTGAGTTGGTCTTTGGTAACTAAAATTGATCTCACGTTTGGTAAGTaaccatatatataatatcCATTCCTACACCCTTGGCATCACCTTCTCCGGGAATGATTTCTCCTTGAACAGTGGCACCGAATGTGGCTGCCTCATCTAGGTTCACGCCTGTTTTTGGTTCCTTCCTATTGAAGCATTCTTTCAAGAGCTGCTGGATCTTAGCGATCCTAGTGCTACCACCCACGAGAACAATTTCATCAATCTGGTGCTTTTCAAACCAGCATCTTCCATATCCTTAACAATGGTCTTTCTGGACAAATCATTGTTCGATTCTTCAAAACGAGATCTGAAAAGTTGTTTGGAGAAATCCATGTCATCAAATAGGGCCTGAATCTCTACGGTCTTAGCACTTGCTAAGTGCTCTGTTATCCTTACTAATGTCTGCCTGAtgcttttattttattaatttaatgaagtACTACATAATCCCATGATCAAAATTATCACCTCCCAAACGAGTATCACCATTAGTTGATAACACCTCTAAAACGCCATTGTCAACGGGTGGATACTAAAATCAAATGTCCCGTCACCAAGGTCAAAGACAAGAATGTTCTTTTCTGGTTTTTCTTGTCCAAATCATATGCAATAGCTTGAGCTGATGGTTCATAACAATCCTTACCGCATCAATTCAGCTACTGTTACAGCAAGTTTGGTGGCTGGACTCTGGGCATTATCGAAGTTAAGTTGTTGACTCCAGGTTGCTCAAGCTTCCCTCCATAGCCATGTAGAATGTCCAAAGCTTGATGGACTTGTGAAGTATAATTTGCACTGTTTGTTCCCATCAGCAGCCACTATTGTGGATAAGTCTACCTCCACCGACCCGTCATCATGCGAGGTAACAAATTGGCCGCTGGCAAGGATGAGGTTCTTCATTTTCACCAAGTACAATTACAGCCCAAGTGATTTAAGCTTACAATCCACCGGTACCTTACTCTCTCATTCCTCGGAGACAGCTCCGTCCGCCATTGTTACTTTGTTTATTTCACCGATTGGTTAACGGGCTTACCAAGTTTTGCCCATTCTTATTTGATTGAACCCGACCTCCATAACTGTTACTAGTCCAATTGTGTCGGACCCAGTTCCTCCAATTTCTTTCTCAATCTCACAGTTAAATTCATAGCGTCCTTAGAATTGTATTTGGGCCTTGAATTTTGTTCTTTCCAAGTATCTTCCTGGTCAGACAATTTAAATTCATAGCCTGTATAATTGTATCTTTGATTCTCCACCCCAATCTTCAACTGCACAATTTAATACCTTTTTGATCTTCTATGTGAGTCATTCACGATTTATGTATGAAAATTTTGTTTCACTTTCCCAGAACCAAAAGATCTTCAGGCTCTTCATCCCAGTGCACAGAATGTGATACGACCACAGTACAACATAGAGAGAACATAAACTGATATATAGAAAATAGTGAATCAAATAACACGGTCGTATGGTTACAGTGACTCAAAGCAACAAGAACTATAATAAACTGAATGAAACACCCAGCCAAGCATTAAATCCTTCACAAAAAGAAAGGCCCTGCCTTTGTATTTCTTATCTTTATTCAGGATACCTTGTGGTATTGCGGACGCCATGGAAAAGACAAGGGATTTTTTGTGGGATGGCGGCGACGGGGGACACCATTGTCACTTGGGATCAAGTGTGTAGTTTGGGGGGGGTGTTTCGGCATCGGTAGTATTTGTTTTCTCAAAGCTTTATTAGGTAACTGGTGGTGGAGATTTTCTAGGGAATGGGATTCGTTATGGTGTAAGATAATTGTTAATAAATATGGCTTGCAGAAGAATGGGTGGAATGCGGGTCTAGCTAAGAATGCCACTTTTAGAAGCCCTTGGAAATTCATCTCTAGGATTTATCCGGCTCTTTTCAGTCTGTGGGAATTTGATCAAAAGGGGTAACAAAAGTTGATTCTGGGAGTATCGGTAGGGGGGGCAATTTTTTTCAGGACCTTTTCCCTTCTTTGTATCAGATTTCGATCTCGTTATCAAccgatatctttcttcatatctTCAGCATTGTCTTCTTGGGATTTGCATTTCCGTAGGATTGAGTTGGGTGTGTTTTTAGGTTTCTTGGAAAGGGTTTCTCTCATTCAGGGTGCTGCCGTTTATAGATCTTGGGTGTTGGATTCTTGAggtaccttttcagttaaatctATTTTCGAGTTTTTTTCCCCAGCTTTCCGTTTTATTAACTACCGTTCTTGGTAAACCTCCGACTTGTGAGGCGATGCGGAGGAGGAATCCCTCATGTTATCTCAGTCCTAGTTGGTGTGTGTGGTGTGCTGTCAGGCAGGATTTGGATGCTCAGGACCATTTGTTCTTACACTGTCCTTTTGTCGGTTTGCTTTGGAGCAAGACCTTGGTGGAATTGGATTTACTTCGGGTTGTTCCCAAATCTTTATTGGGGCTTATTTGAATTAGATTAGGACGAGATTTGGGAAGGAAGGGCTGGCGTTTCTAGAATAAGGTAGTTCATTGCATTTGTTGGTCTGTTTGGTTGGAGAAAAACAAGAGGATTTTTGGTAATCAAGAAGACTCGGTCGAGGGTTGCTGGGACAAGATTAAGATTATGGTTCCTTGTTGGCTTCAATCGATTGcggattttaaatttttatactgTTGTCTTATATGAACAGGGATTGGAGTATTATTTTGAGTCAGTAGGCTTGCAATTCTAGGTTTTTCGTAGTTCTTGTCGAGTTGACCTGTGGTCAACCTTTGTAATTATCActcttttattattaatattactaAGTTTCCTATTTAAAAAAAGCTAGCCAAACAATCAATCTACTAGAATCCCTTTCCTATAACCAGCTCTTGCCTTGTATATTTATTTCTCTTTCCCCTTACTCAAGTTGCCTCTCTTTCTAGTGTATTCTTGTGGATTAAAAGCATGATCCTGATTTTCTAGGCCCAATATACTTGGGACTGTTACACAATGGAAAAATGGATGATGGCCTTAAGCAAATGTCCAGCCGTAGAACTTCCATCTAAATGGGTATGTCGCATCATATCCAGGTAAATCCACTTTTATGAGGGCCCATCTCTTCTTCTCAAGTCCATGATTTTGATCCTTTGAGTGGCTTTCTACTTGACCTTAATTCTCATCATTGTTTTCCAGCCATTACCCAGTTTATTTGTGTCACTGACTTCTCACGTTATAACCTGCTCCTTCGTCATTTCCATCTTCATCGTCAGATCCAAGGACTTGACTCCCTCGACGCAACTGACAGGACATTGCTCGCTATTATCGACTCTTATGCTCACCCTTTTTTCCTTTAACTAATTTCTTGAGATTTTCTGTTAATTCTCTTTTGTTGACTTGCTGACTTGTGCTGTAAAGCTAATACCTTTTTCCTTTAATGTCATTACCCTATCTTCGAACTGTGCGGTTGCCATCGATACTCCTCGACTCTCTTGATCGGGCAGGTCAAACAAATTGTAACAGCCACAAATATCATTGTTTAACAataatcaacaaaataaataaggAAATATGCTGAAAATATGATGGTAAATAATATTCATATAGAGGTAATTCTGTATACATCTCTGTCATCACTCCCTTCCCCAGCAAAATGCTAGTCTCAACACTCGAAAacagaaaacaaaaattatagaaTGCCTAATCTACTCTCTCCATTCCATTTCATGTCCTCCCCCCTTTCTAGATACTTATAAAACTTGAGACTCGTGGGCTTGTTTTGGCCTTTGTATTTGGGTCCGAACATCttattctttttgtttatttgtttttagactAAATTGGTGACGTTTAAAATCAGAATGTTTGTGGAAAGTAAACAGGATGAACTGAAGTCTCCACGtgtattctttttttattattttattttggtattCAAAATGTCACTACATTCAATAAACTGGCGGAGCCCTTTTAAGActatcaatttttaaattagatCTACATTAGTTATTTAATGTTCGCTGTTCTTGGTATATTACACAGTTTTCTGCCGGTGATGGTTAAAACTGTAGTGAGAACTAACACAGTTTTGCGAATCTATTCCTCTCATCTTGGAAAATCACTCAAGGATAGAACTTTTTGCTCTGCAGTGGGAAGGAAAAAAAAGCTATTTTTGCTAAAATAATTGGTGTGTATATTATCCTTTTGTGGTTTTGTGTCATGATTCTCTAACGTGTACCCTGTTCTGCATTTGCAGTTTTAAAGATTCAATATTAACGTTGACAGAACATGCTGACAAACAGGtagttaatgattttttttcatcatGTTGTCAGTTTACTTGCTTGTGTCTGATGTCATCTTTTTCACGTCTGGTACTTACATTGTTGCTGTCAACAATTGACAGAAAGACGATTAGTTTTTATTGCATTTGAGCATCTTGGTTGAAAACATTGCGATGTCCCAAAGACAACTTAGAAAAGGGAAACTGTCAGATAATATTTTGTTGTTTAGTTTCAGTCCTTTTTTTCCACCTGTGAGTTTGTGATAATTCTAATGGTTATCTAGATTTGATGGCATTTCTGCCTGTGAAAATTCTTATCCATATTGCTTGATTAATATTTGCCACCCTTGATCATCTTCCTATGTCAAACGTTTACATTTCGATGTGGCTTCACATGATTAAATCTATGTTTACTCAGCATAGATGTTTAAAGgctgatatttttttttgttttattgtgaCGCAGAAAAATTAGTCCCTTTTCTTTAGCCCTTGAAGTTAATCCTCTGTTGCTACGGCTTTACCTTACTTGCGTATTAGTTGCCTTTCATTTGTTAATGTCATGTTTTGTCGTTGCTACACTGCATCTGTCTGCATCCAGGGACTACCAAGCACCCATCAAGCAAGTTGATGCCTTTCTAATTTTCTGGATGTTTGGATGGGTGGTGTTTGAATATTATGCCATCGTAGATATTTAGAAAATTGCACTTGTGTGAgcgcttattttttttattttttggctgAAGTTTGATCTTTACTGCTCTCAGGTCCATCAAAGTGCACGAAGTTTCAGGGACAAATGGATTCCCAGATCTTTCAGAAAAAATAGCTGCACAGAACGAGACGATGCAAGGATGGAATATCCTCAGCTTTCAAGCCACGATAGGCTTGATATGTCGCATGATATTTGGAGCAATAAAGGCGGGAAACTGTCAGAAGCAACAAATTGTCGTATCGAGCAGCCAGTTTCTGCATCCTGTACAATCGAACTCTCCTGTTCAGAACCCATAGCTGCTACAGTTAGCAGTGTACCTGACGGGACAAAAACACGCAAACGCAAGAGCCGATGGGACAACCCTGCAGATGAGCGACCAAATCCAAGTCTTAAGGAATGTGATGGAAAGCTTAATACTGATGATGATATCCCACCCGGATTTTCTTGTCCCTGTAATGGTCCTATGGTTCCGTCTGATCCGACTTCAACTCCCATTATTGGCCAAGAAAGAGAAGCAACCATAAGGCAACCGTATGACAGGGTGTTGGGTGATTCTCAGCAGAGATATAATGCATACATGTCGACCTCCTATGGAATTCCCTGTTTTGTCATGCAGCAATTCGAGGTTCACGCAGAAACTTCAGATGGTTGGACTATAGCTCCAGGTGTGCCTTTCCATCCGTTTCCTCCATTACCCCCATACCCCTGTAGCAATTTACACCCCCCATCATGTACTGCTGTATCTGCCCCATTGATTGAACCCGAGGAAAGAATGGAACAAAATAGCCTTAAGTATGTCTCTCGTCACTCggatcaaaaatatttgaagacACCCGGCATGGACTCACCAGAAATGAATACTTCCTGTGCAAATGGGCGACCTGATATCATGCAAGGAGGAAATTCTTATAGCATGGGAAGGAAGTACTTCCGGCAGCAAAAGTGGAATAATTCGAAGGTAATGCCACCACCATGGATTCgaatgagaaatgtctggtgaTACACAGGGAACTTTACAAGCAATTGTGCAATTTATAGCATAGGTTTAGGAATTGGAGCTAATTGGTGTAGGAATTCATGCATTTCATTGGAGGGTTAACTGGAGAAGAGAATTATAAAACAAGCAGTTCAAcaattttttatgaaaagatATAGTGCCTTTTATTTCGGAGCTTCTGCATTTTCTGATGCTCCTTTTTTTCTATAACCATTCTTAAGACAGCTATACcaatattgaaatatttgtTAATTTCATTGCTTGTAATTTAATTTGTGAATATGGTTGCCTTCATCTGCCAATTATATTCTGGCTCCATTTGAAGAAAATTCTAAAACTTTTTGTTGTCTTTTATATATAACTTCATTGGCTATGATTCAAGTTATTGGATGGAATTCTTGGTTGAAAATTGTTCTTTGATTTCTTTTATAGTTCTTGATCTCCTGGGGTATCTTTTTCTTTTCGGATACGATCTTTCACGGTAGCATTTTATTCCATGAGTGTGTTGTTtgcatttaaaaaattgttgataACATTTCGTCTTACATTTTTCTTTTActtatcataattatttttaaattctgcAAACACGAAGCTCCCTTATTGTTCATAACTGATtagttttatattatattatagcaaaaatatattatttcaaatctttataataaatttttgtcTGACCGGCATGATAAGTTGTTAACCAATAATTTATTTCTCCTTTGATTTCTCCAAAACATCGTAATgcattttgatattaaaataataacattttaaaataaaacaaaaaatgttaTAATTACTAGTATGGATGGGGTTATTCGGATCGGTGTGAACATAATTGAATAGCCTTAGTTGGGTTGGGTATTTCGGATAATCAATCACGTTTGGTTAATATCCGAGTCCGATTCAGGTTTGGGGTAAAATAATTCTATCAAAAAATTTGATCGGATTCTGATTTTCCTCAAAACCCTTAAATGTATTGAACTTAGGCTTGTTATATTACTTGAATGAAGAAGAATAATTCAATTTATAGTTTGTTAATGATCTCCAGAATTGAAAATAATCACAATATATAACATGATAAGATCTAAATGGTTTGGTAAAATGTagataagaaaattttttaatcGGATGAAACCCAAATTTGAACCAAGATATTCGGTATCCCACCTATTGGAGTATTCTATAAACTTGGTCAGGTTCAGctatcataaaatatcatctaaaagtacttttttttaaaaaaaaactttgccaaaattttttttaacaaaaactaaaaatcaataactaataatatatttgacatcTAGATATCAAATTTGTAACTAGATATTGAATTTGAGACTTCATTGAAACCAATCCTCCCATGACCCCTCAtttagttaaataaaattacGTAAAGTTTAAACTTTTCACGCTTCACAACCTGCATCTGGTAAATCATAGTGTTTCGATCGAGAGTTTCAAGTCGAGAACGTAGAAGAAACAACTTGAGATTCTTAGAAATaccaaacaaaaacaaaaaaacaaaagaaaacctaCCAGTTTCAAGTTTcaaaacaatataatttttcagaaaactAATCACAAAAAAATGTTTTCAATATTTGGCTTCACCAACCAAACAATAGAAACAACTGCTGCTGTAAAAAAACATGACATCTTCAAAACTGAAAGCCTTATAATTACACTGGTAGCAGTTACACAACTTTTAGAGCCAACATGAATGGAGATGATTGTCATAAAGAATATTAAAGAAACAACGTTGACTATGTGGGATAAGTCCAACATGGTATTCTTAGGTTGTCAAGAGAATGCAGCCACACTTCGACTCTACCCACATAGGTAGTGTCTCAAAACCATTGAGTCGACCGAACTGTTCGGATTGCATAtggctcattttaaaattttagaataatttttttcccagCCATTTCTAACCTGATTTCATGTTTACCAATAATCTTATTCTCCTAAAACAAAATCAatcatttatttgatttttccaaaatattttgtttgaattttATACATTCagctttcaaataaaaattcatcGTCATCGAGCCGAAGATATTTTCCTAAAGCTCTTGTATCAAATCATCCAAAAATAGCAATGCATTTTAGTATTTTGAATTTTGGTCTAAAATGGtaacattttaaaatgaaacaaaaaaatattataaagaaaaaaatttgctaTTATTACTACagatttttatatttgttttattacTTTATAGGGCTTTTAATAACATTAGATTAATCGTCAATTAACAACAATCTAGCTgaagaaaattataaatagaCAGAATCTCAATATATGTACGTaatgtaattataaattttaataaatatattagtaattaaattacattgttttgaaaaaaatactaaattttaaCAATAAATTTGGTCTTTTAAtaacattattttataaaaataactaataatatttaatttaaaaatatagatatacgactaaaataaaaaattattaaaattgacattttacttataaatataataattgttaaattttttatataaaaatggaGCTAATTAAATTGAAAATCTAGTCTTCAACTGTACAACAATGGCCGCTGCAATGTACGCTCTCTTAGTACTCTTTGCTACGTTGCTCGTCGGAGCGTCGTTGGCGGCGCCTCCGAATCTCCAGATCGTCCAAGCCGAGCGCCAGGTAAAATCTCGATTTGATAGCTTGTGtcgatttttttaatcttattttccTCTGTTAATCATGCATTGATTGTATTGATAAGCTCTTCTGAGAAACAGATTTTTGTGGAATTTCGGGAGACTGATCTGTTTATTCctccattttttttatgtttttctcATAATTTAAGTGACGAGATTCTGTATCTGTTTCAGATTGACTTGACTTCGCACATTGTTAGGGTTTATTTGACATTAAAGGTATTCATCGTCACTCGTCTATactttcatttaattttttttgataaatagaCTAACTTCTGAAGGGATTATCTTCATTCCTCTTATTTTTCAGTTTCTATTGATATGCAAATCTTTTTGGTGAAAACTTATTTTGTTTTATAGTGATGCTACTTAATTTTGGTAAAATGGTCAACGAAATGCAAAATGATAGTTTTTTTTACCTCTTTAAAATGGTTAGTATATGCGCGTGTTAATTGCGGTTCGGGTTTAGAGATTTAATTAGATCTTTGCTCAAGTCTAGAACTGAGCTTTATCTTATTTTTATCTGGAAAATTCCAAATTGTTGGACCAAAAGAATTGAAGACGTAAATTTAATTTCTGGAATTAAAAATCAGTGTCCAAGGTTCAAACTTTATCCCATTAGTATCAGAACTCCAACAAGTAGTGACTTTTATCGACAGACAGCTAGTGGAACAAAAAGAGAATCCTAGTTTATCAGTTCCTGAGAACTGTTTGGTGCTTCATGTATTAGCTATTATTAGTCTTGCTTTTTCCATGCCGAAGCTTAGATTTGTGGATTGTGCATCATAAAATGATTCTCTTATTGTAGGTCGAGAATATTGGGGAAAATCCGGCTTCAGAAGTTCTTCTTTCGTTTCCACCCTCACAGTTTGATCATCTAGCATCTGTTAAAGCTGCCGTAGTTGTTGgcaagaagaggaagaaatcaTATGTTTCTCTCGAAGTCAATCCAACTAGCCTCCCCAGTGGACCAAATGGAGCCCAATACTATGCTATATCATTGCTTAATTCACTGTTAAATGGTGAAGCCACCACTCTAGAAATATATTACATTTTGACACACTCTCTTGAGCCATTTCCATTAGAGATAAGCCAATCAGAGTCTCAACTAGTAAATTACCATGACAGTGCTATTATACTATCGCCATATCATATCAAACAGCAAGCAACCTTGGTTAAGACACCAAGTAACAAGGTCGAATCATTCACTACAGTTGAACCCACTAACAAAGCTGGTACCGAACTGAAGTATGGGCCATATGAGGACCGTGTTCCTTATTCATACTCCCCTGTTATAattcattttgaaaataataatccGTTCGCTGTTGTGGAGGAGCTTGAGCGTGAGATTGAAATTTCTCATTGGGGGAGCATTCAGGTAACTGAGCATTACAGTTTAGCTCATGCTGGTGCTAGGCACAAAGGTGTTTTCTCGAGGTTAGGCCACCAGTACCTGAAATTTCCGATCTGTTAAATAGTTATATCTATGCACATTTGTTACTGCAGATACTTGTCTAAGTTAAATATAGTAGTCCACTAATATTCTCTAACTAAGCAGCTACTGATCATTTGCACATCAAGCTTTGCAATCTGGATTTTACGAAGCATGTAAAAGAAAATGTTGGGATACTGAGAATACAAAAACTAACTTGTTCTCGCGTCTAATCATTTCTTTCCCTTGTATAATTGATGTTTAGGCACTTTAATGCTATCTAGTTTTCTGTACAAACTGAAATGGCTTGGTTTCTTCAATCTAACCAAACTTCTTGTGATAGGGTTGAGTATCAATCTAGACCCACTGCTAGTGGTGTTTCTTCATTCAAGCACCTTGTGGCTGAGTTACCTCCCCGAGTTCATTCTGTCTATTACAGAGATGAAATAGGGAACATATCTTCATCAAGATTACGCACGAATTCAAAAAAGGTAACATTCTATACTCTTGGTAAATGCATGTGCACCAACGAAGACTTGGAAAGATGATCTTGTTTTGGCTGCTGCTGAGAATATAACTTATATTTCACCACTCTCTTTTTCCTGTTAACTTGTGATCACTTTACAATTGTATTTTTGGGTTCAAtgtatttcaaattcttccatGTCACCCATCTAATTATTGTATATAAGATCTATAAATATCTGGAAACAATTTGAATATTGCACCTTAATTATCAAACTGCGGAAAGGAAAACAATGTTATTTATCTCTAGAAACTTCTTCTAGCCTTTTGGTATGCGTAGTCACTGGTATAAAGTATACAgaaatatagaaaataaaaacctcaaaattctgaatttgtattcttttttttttttcagtcgGAGCTGTTAATAGAACCACGATATCCTTTATTTGGGGGCTGGAAGACAACTTTTATCATAGGCTATGGTGTGCCACTGCAAGACTTTCTTCTCGAGTCCACTGCTGGTGCACGATACTTAAACTTCAGTTTTGGCTGTCCTCTTGCTAATACTGTAGTTGACAAGTTGACAATCAAAGTGAGGACTGATAACTCAACTGTGTTACATAACCACTGTTGTTTCAGGATattgctgatttttttttttggaaaatttgttgACTGTCTATTGTATTTGAAGGTTGTCCTTCCAGAGGGTTCAAAAGATCCTTCCGTCAATGTTCCTTTCACAGTTGAACAGAGCTTGGAGGTAATACTTGTTGAATTTTCTTTACCATCTTAGTGAACAAGCCCAATCAATACTCAGCCTAAAGGCTAAAACCATTAGAATCATAATTGAATAATTCTGCTATATTGGAATTTGGGACATCTAGTGGGAGAAGTTTCTGTCTGTTTCATTTTAAGTGCATTTTCTTTTTGTTCT
This window of the Primulina huaijiensis isolate GDHJ02 chromosome 3, ASM1229523v2, whole genome shotgun sequence genome carries:
- the LOC140974017 gene encoding dolichyl-diphosphooligosaccharide--protein glycosyltransferase subunit 1B — encoded protein: MAAAMYALLVLFATLLVGASLAAPPNLQIVQAERQIDLTSHIVRVYLTLKVENIGENPASEVLLSFPPSQFDHLASVKAAVVVGKKRKKSYVSLEVNPTSLPSGPNGAQYYAISLLNSLLNGEATTLEIYYILTHSLEPFPLEISQSESQLVNYHDSAIILSPYHIKQQATLVKTPSNKVESFTTVEPTNKAGTELKYGPYEDRVPYSYSPVIIHFENNNPFAVVEELEREIEISHWGSIQVTEHYSLAHAGARHKGVFSRVEYQSRPTASGVSSFKHLVAELPPRVHSVYYRDEIGNISSSRLRTNSKKSELLIEPRYPLFGGWKTTFIIGYGVPLQDFLLESTAGARYLNFSFGCPLANTVVDKLTIKVVLPEGSKDPSVNVPFTVEQSLETKYSYLDVIGRTVVVLEKKNLVPEHNIPFQVHYKFNPAFMLAEPLMLVSAFFLFFITCIAYLHVDLSIRK